The window TGGTGTTTTCATGACTTATTTTCATTATTTCAGTTCTGACCTTAGCTTCTAACGAAGCTATCTCATTATTTAGGTTTTCTACTTTCTTCCAGTCAGGACTTTTTTTCAGGAGTTCAGCTTCTAATTCGAGCTGTTTTTTGTTTATATCGAGACCATATTTACTGTATACTTTAAAGCTTTCCTCCTTGATTTTTAGGTATTCTTTCCCCTCTTCAGGTGTAAGTTGCTGAAATCTATGCATACTCATATAGCCAGTTCTGTAAGGCCCCTCATCATAGCTGTATCCCATCATGTGGCTCCCCTGCATCATCCTTCCACCAAAATATCCATGTTCGGTGTTGAGAGATCTTCTCATACCAAAATTCATAAAGATAACGAAAAGTATGAATATCAAAAACAGAGCACCTAAAAATGATAAAAGTTTTCTCATGAGCTTCCTCCTTTTATAAACAAATTCTATATATACTATTCTCTGGCCTTTGAAATAATCCTATTAAAAAATTTTTTTAAAAAAAGGAGGGGAAACAGACAGGAGTATATATTTTTGTAAACTATAGGGGGTATTTTTATGAAAAATATCATCTCTTTCCTGATTCCAAAATTCATTTCTCTTTTCTCATCCTCTAAGATAAGGGAAAGTTGTGATATAAAAAGATTAAAATCAAAATTTGGTGAATCTAATGTTTCAGTAAATGATATCCAGATTGAAATATGTTCAGATGATACCTGGGCAATAGTTCAAGACGGTGTTGAAAAACCCTTTGAAGGAAGGTTTCTATCTATGATAGATGAATCTTTAAGAAAAGATGGAATATCAAAACTGGGGATGAAGAAAAGAGGTCACGTATATTATGATCCTGTCAGAGAGAAATATACAGTTGTAAATTGTTCGAGCCAGTTAGTTTTTATTGGTACAGGGAAAAATATAGATGAGATATCTAAGGTGTTTCGAATAGTAAGGAGATGCAGAAAATAATAAAAAATTAATAAACCTTAAAGCAAGCCAGACATAATAATCTGGCTTGCTTTAAGGTTGTTCTTTTAAAAAAAATACAATGGTTTTTTTAGATTTAAGCTCGTTGCAGTGGTCGCAAAAAAATTGAGTGGAACCACAAGCTGCAAGTATCTCTACTTCTTTTCCACACTTATCACACAAAGCAGCTTTTGTAAAAGTTTTATTACATGTTTCACAGTGATATTTTCCCGTGGAACTGTTTTTAGTTACTTCCTTGCCACAAACAGGGCAGAGGTCTAGTTTATCCATATAATTCTCTCCTTTTCAGATTTTTTGTAGCCTATACCAATTATAAAATTCTTTCATAGAGATTTCAAGTTCTTATTTTTAGAAACTATATTTCAAATTCTAAAAATAAAGTCATAAAATTTGACCCGCCTCTGACGTCATTGATGATCCCTTGGATCCCAGATCTGTGTGAAATTCCTATTCCTGCATAGCAATTATTAAATTTTTCATCTGAAAAGATATCCCCTATATTAAAAGATAAAGATATGTCCAAATAATTAAGAAGTTTACTCCTTTTATCCTTATTTTCACTATTAAAATTTTGTGTCTCAATATCCAGATATTCTCCAGTGTATGACAGTCCATCTCCCACCCCAAATCTTGTCCTCACACGATTGCTCCAAGGGAAGTTCTTATAATATAATTTTAAAGCAAAGTTTATCTGATAAGTATCTTGTCCGCTCAGTTCAATGGGAACGGTATACTGTCCGTCAGGATTTACTATGTCCTGCTTATGATAAAAGAAACTTGTTAAAAATGTGAAATCTAAGGGAAGTCCTTTAAAATCTTTTGATAAAAATTTTTCTATTTGCATGCCTACAAAATATGACTCTTGCTCATCCCATTGATCAAATTCACCAAAAGTTCTTCTCAGTTTGGAATAGTTCGCTCTTCCGTAGATTGGTCTCAATATGTATTTTGTATTTGTATCTGAGATTTCTATAGGTTCACCCATTGTAAATGTAAAAGAAAAAATATATATCAAGAATATGATTTTTTTCATAGGCGCCCTCCTATAATTAAATGTATATACACTAGTTTTACTGCCAGAACTTTCATATCCTCCTATGAATAAAAGGTCTTTTAAAAATCAAAGTACAGTGGGGTAGTTATTCTCACCATCTTTTTTATTTATATATAAAATGTTGATACAACTTGTGAATATATGTATAATTCTTATTGACACTGAATATATTATATTTGGAAATATAGATATTATAAATCCAGACTATTTTTAAGGGGGAAAATCATGTCAGAATGTACAGAAGATAAAATAATATACAGTTTTAAAAATGACTACAGTGAGGGGGCTCACCCTACTATCCTAAATGCAATGATAAGTGCAAACATGGATCAGCATGACGGCTATGGGGAGGACTCATACTCAAAAGAGGCTGTGGAGATTCTAAGAGAAAAGATCAATAATCAAAATGTTGATATACACTTTGTTGCAGGAGGGACCCAGGCCAACCTTGTGGTTATATCATCCATCTTGAGGCCCTATGAATCTGTCATAGCAGCAGATACTGGGCATATAAGCACACATGAAACGGGAGCTATAGAGGCCACTGGACATAAAATAAATACCGTTGAAACGTCTGACGGTAAATTAACCTCTGAAAAAATAAAAAAAATTATGGATGAACATAGCAGCGAGCATATGGTTAAACCTGCGATGGTATTTATATCAAATTCCACAGAACTAGGAACTGTCTATAAAAAGAAGGAATTAGAAAAAATATCTTTATTCTGCAGAGAAAATGATTTGATTCTTTACATGGACGGGGCTAGACTTGGAGCTGCATTGTCATCTGATAAAAGTGATCTGACCTTAGAGGACATTTCAAAGATTGTGGATATTTTTTATATAGGGGGAACAAAAAACGGAGCACTTTTAGGAGAGG is drawn from uncultured Ilyobacter sp. and contains these coding sequences:
- a CDS encoding zinc ribbon domain-containing protein; protein product: MDKLDLCPVCGKEVTKNSSTGKYHCETCNKTFTKAALCDKCGKEVEILAACGSTQFFCDHCNELKSKKTIVFFLKEQP
- a CDS encoding low specificity L-threonine aldolase, giving the protein MSECTEDKIIYSFKNDYSEGAHPTILNAMISANMDQHDGYGEDSYSKEAVEILREKINNQNVDIHFVAGGTQANLVVISSILRPYESVIAADTGHISTHETGAIEATGHKINTVETSDGKLTSEKIKKIMDEHSSEHMVKPAMVFISNSTELGTVYKKKELEKISLFCRENDLILYMDGARLGAALSSDKSDLTLEDISKIVDIFYIGGTKNGALLGEAIIISNDRLKKNFRYNIKQKGALMAKGRILGIQFKELFRENLFFSLGKHANLMALRLGEKIEKLGYDFLSETESNQIFPILPNEIIENINKKYGFYIWEKIDKDISAVRLVTSWATKEEMIDKFIADLKSYSLSK